From Granulicella sp. WH15, the proteins below share one genomic window:
- a CDS encoding acyltransferase: MSTEELLHEGLVPTPGKRIRRPGLHALTGIRFFAAFWVLLFHFGAGFFDHMHMPSPFIAFLRHGGFGVCLFFMLSGFILYYTYQDNLKTGRDLYKYFVARLARVYPVYLLALVIATCLSRTLPQGREWLVIPLLQAWFPVTSKTGMAVIGQAWTLSVELFFYLCFPLLLLFFRRRRSPAVLWSIAGLMVAIGIAFHAPNLAPGVFDSWVNRHILLPVLRLPEFILGMSLGALFMERQSASPDWRTNDWLTLAGLIPGGIVISLRVEDRYLIAAALFSFAWAIFRLAVGKGWLTNLLSSPPMLLLGGASFSIYILQAPIRNLMHVLFAHFHPGLDAAVTPVVLIVFCCFLFLYYEEPMRGVVRRVLIGK, encoded by the coding sequence ATGTCCACGGAAGAATTGCTTCATGAGGGCCTGGTTCCGACTCCAGGCAAGCGGATCCGCCGTCCTGGTCTTCATGCTCTTACGGGTATTCGTTTTTTTGCGGCTTTCTGGGTTCTGTTGTTTCACTTTGGGGCGGGCTTCTTCGACCACATGCACATGCCCTCCCCCTTCATTGCTTTTCTGCGACACGGCGGATTCGGTGTTTGCCTCTTCTTCATGCTCTCGGGTTTCATCCTGTACTACACGTATCAGGACAACCTGAAGACGGGCCGCGATCTTTATAAATACTTCGTCGCTCGTCTGGCGCGCGTCTATCCGGTCTACCTTCTCGCTCTCGTCATCGCCACCTGTCTCTCGCGAACGCTTCCGCAGGGGCGGGAGTGGCTTGTGATTCCACTCCTGCAAGCCTGGTTTCCAGTTACCTCGAAGACGGGGATGGCGGTCATCGGGCAGGCCTGGACCCTCTCGGTGGAGCTTTTTTTCTACCTCTGCTTTCCCTTGCTGTTATTGTTCTTTCGCCGTCGCCGGTCTCCAGCGGTGTTGTGGTCGATAGCGGGGCTGATGGTCGCAATCGGAATCGCGTTTCATGCTCCCAACCTTGCTCCCGGAGTCTTCGACTCATGGGTCAATCGTCACATCCTGCTGCCGGTTCTGCGCCTGCCGGAGTTCATCCTGGGGATGTCGCTTGGTGCTCTCTTTATGGAGCGGCAGAGTGCCTCGCCGGATTGGCGCACCAATGATTGGTTGACGCTGGCGGGCCTGATTCCAGGCGGCATTGTGATCTCCCTTAGAGTCGAGGATCGTTACCTGATTGCTGCCGCTCTCTTTTCTTTTGCGTGGGCTATCTTCCGTCTTGCGGTAGGCAAGGGCTGGCTGACGAACCTTCTCTCCAGTCCTCCGATGTTGTTGCTGGGTGGGGCCAGTTTCTCGATCTACATCCTGCAGGCTCCAATACGCAACCTGATGCATGTACTCTTTGCGCACTTCCACCCGGGGCTTGATGCCGCGGTTACGCCCGTGGTGCTCATCGTGTTCTGCTGTTTTCTGTTTCTTTACTACGAGGAGCCGATGCGCGGTGTCGTGCGTCGCGTTCTGATAGGCAAGTAG
- a CDS encoding energy transducer TonB, with translation MKALLPIALLLASSGSPARAAAQAVSAQPSAAATLNDEPITPPSVVYPEEAKKARIQGVVVLEINVSAKGEVIGVRAVSGPEPLRQAAVDAYRHAAYRPLLTDGKPTPAIITTSVNFNLKELPPDTDQKIDAAFEPLHARCQTLSAQNSADAVAACQEALAMANRFSPRFETGVHATAYNDLVLALIAAKRKPEASQLGEEAVSRFVDLNPDVMHHSPAAATAFITRAEIRSLTNNLRGAEKDCLAAEEIIRSLLQNEAEVDKSANYRQQLRETMLLRAAVLDEQHKTSQAKKLREQARYI, from the coding sequence TTGAAAGCACTCCTCCCGATCGCCCTCCTCCTCGCCTCCTCCGGCTCTCCCGCCCGGGCCGCCGCTCAGGCCGTCTCCGCCCAGCCGTCTGCCGCCGCGACGCTGAACGACGAGCCCATCACCCCGCCCTCGGTGGTCTATCCCGAGGAGGCCAAGAAGGCGCGCATCCAGGGCGTCGTCGTGCTCGAGATCAACGTCTCGGCCAAGGGCGAGGTGATCGGCGTGCGCGCCGTCTCCGGTCCCGAGCCGCTGCGCCAGGCCGCCGTAGATGCCTACCGGCACGCCGCCTACCGTCCCCTGCTCACCGACGGCAAGCCAACCCCGGCCATCATCACCACCAGCGTCAATTTCAACCTGAAAGAGCTGCCGCCGGATACCGACCAGAAGATCGACGCGGCCTTCGAGCCGCTGCACGCCCGCTGCCAGACGCTCTCGGCCCAGAACTCCGCTGACGCCGTGGCCGCGTGCCAAGAGGCGCTCGCTATGGCGAACCGTTTCTCCCCGCGCTTCGAGACAGGCGTCCATGCTACGGCGTACAACGACCTCGTCCTGGCGCTGATCGCCGCCAAGCGCAAGCCCGAGGCCAGCCAGCTCGGCGAAGAGGCCGTCTCCCGCTTCGTCGACCTGAACCCCGACGTGATGCACCACTCGCCCGCCGCCGCCACCGCCTTCATCACCCGCGCCGAGATCCGCTCGCTGACGAACAACCTGCGGGGCGCGGAGAAGGACTGCCTTGCGGCCGAAGAGATCATCCGCAGCCTGCTACAGAATGAGGCCGAAGTGGATAAGTCCGCGAACTACCGGCAGCAGCTACGCGAGACCATGCTGCTGCGCGCCGCCGTCCTTGATGAGCAGCACAAGACATCGCAGGCGAAGAAGCTGCGGGAGCAGGCCCGGTACATCTAG
- a CDS encoding uracil-DNA glycosylase produces the protein MAVEKQNDAVRAYLEYFRDMGVHDFYRNGEPVELEQVLSAQPEALPEPPMPVVRERVAAAPVVRTPVLPDPALQAPAPPASVLRAPAVRPPAPPPAPVPSAFSDSMAKPVPLHSLIRLPTTRIAPADRAAALRAIQEDIGDCTRCPLAYAGRRKIVFADGDPNARLMFVGEGPGADEDASGIPFVGKAGQLLNNMITAMGLKREEVYIANIVKCRPPGNRNPEPVEAETCRPFLARQIDVVQPEFIVALGATAATYLLGVRQSLTSLRGTWRQSRGARVLVTYHPAFLLRDPRQKGEAWKDLQMVMAEMGLKGPKKA, from the coding sequence ATGGCGGTCGAAAAGCAGAACGATGCGGTGCGTGCGTATCTCGAGTACTTCCGGGATATGGGCGTGCATGACTTCTATCGGAACGGTGAGCCGGTCGAGCTGGAGCAGGTGCTTTCTGCTCAACCTGAGGCTCTACCCGAGCCACCGATGCCTGTGGTCAGGGAACGCGTTGCGGCGGCTCCCGTAGTGCGCACACCTGTTTTGCCTGATCCTGCGTTGCAGGCTCCCGCTCCACCTGCCTCTGTTCTACGTGCGCCTGCCGTGCGTCCTCCGGCACCGCCACCCGCGCCTGTTCCCTCTGCGTTTAGTGATTCCATGGCCAAACCAGTTCCGCTTCACAGCCTCATCCGCCTGCCCACGACGCGGATCGCGCCCGCCGACCGTGCTGCTGCCCTGCGTGCCATCCAAGAGGATATCGGCGACTGCACACGCTGTCCGCTGGCCTATGCGGGACGTCGGAAGATTGTCTTCGCCGACGGCGATCCCAACGCGCGGCTCATGTTTGTGGGCGAGGGGCCGGGCGCGGATGAAGATGCCAGCGGCATCCCCTTCGTGGGCAAGGCCGGACAGTTGCTGAACAACATGATTACGGCGATGGGCCTCAAGCGCGAAGAGGTTTACATCGCGAACATCGTCAAATGCCGCCCGCCGGGCAATCGCAACCCCGAGCCGGTCGAGGCCGAGACTTGCAGGCCGTTTCTCGCACGGCAGATCGACGTGGTGCAGCCGGAGTTCATCGTGGCTCTGGGGGCCACGGCGGCGACCTACCTGCTGGGGGTACGGCAGTCGCTGACCTCGCTGCGGGGTACGTGGCGTCAGAGTCGCGGGGCCAGGGTGCTGGTGACCTATCACCCGGCGTTCCTGCTGCGCGATCCGCGCCAGAAGGGCGAGGCGTGGAAGGACCTGCAGATGGTGATGGCGGAGATGGGGCTCAAGGGGCCGAAGAAGGCTTAG
- the rpoZ gene encoding DNA-directed RNA polymerase subunit omega, with amino-acid sequence MTTDNALFNKYSLVKGAARRARQLQSGAPPLTASKSMKACRVAQDEIRAGQVTFVLNERIVAPAVDTLI; translated from the coding sequence ATGACGACAGACAATGCTCTGTTCAACAAGTACAGCTTGGTCAAGGGTGCTGCTCGCCGTGCGCGGCAGCTACAGTCAGGCGCTCCTCCGCTGACGGCTTCAAAGTCGATGAAGGCGTGCCGTGTGGCGCAGGATGAGATTCGCGCCGGGCAGGTGACGTTCGTGCTGAACGAGCGCATCGTGGCTCCGGCAGTCGACACTCTTATCTAG
- the gmk gene encoding guanylate kinase, with product MAGILFIISAPSGSGKSTLVTQLRTLVEGLDFSVSYTTRAPRGSEENGREYHFTTRENFERMIAAGEFLEYAEVFGNYYGTALSALDHARIAGKDLLLDIDVQGAVQIMQKLPSAVSIFILPPSPEVLEMRLRNRSEAENMTSEEVIGRRLSEARKELNRLREYKYALVNDVLDQAVTEMKAIVLTERGQGDGVQAMAASCRTDAASSRLQAALASFARS from the coding sequence ATGGCAGGCATTCTTTTCATCATCTCGGCCCCGTCGGGCTCGGGGAAATCAACGCTGGTGACGCAGTTGCGGACACTGGTCGAGGGGCTGGACTTTTCGGTCTCCTACACGACGCGCGCGCCGCGTGGCTCGGAAGAGAACGGGCGCGAGTACCACTTCACCACCCGCGAGAACTTCGAGCGGATGATCGCCGCGGGCGAGTTTTTGGAGTACGCCGAGGTCTTCGGCAACTACTACGGCACGGCGCTTTCGGCGCTCGATCATGCGCGGATTGCGGGCAAGGACCTGCTGCTCGATATCGACGTGCAGGGCGCGGTGCAGATCATGCAGAAGCTGCCGTCGGCGGTCTCGATTTTTATTTTGCCACCTAGCCCCGAGGTGCTGGAGATGCGTCTGCGCAACCGCAGCGAGGCCGAGAACATGACCTCCGAGGAGGTCATCGGGCGGCGTCTGAGCGAGGCGCGCAAGGAGCTAAACCGGCTGCGCGAGTACAAGTACGCGCTGGTGAACGATGTTCTGGACCAAGCTGTGACGGAGATGAAGGCGATCGTGCTCACCGAGCGTGGGCAGGGGGACGGGGTGCAGGCGATGGCCGCGAGCTGCCGTACCGATGCCGCTTCGAGCCGTCTTCAGGCGGCGCTTGCGAGCTTTGCCCGGAGCTAA
- a CDS encoding YicC/YloC family endoribonuclease, whose amino-acid sequence MSSANPVRSMTGFATARGASGEVGFALTLKSVNHRHLDLLVRVPNGLEGLEAALRKTLKERLRRGHVEFGLQLEKATAGGRLELNEALLASYAEVYRRASGLLGLSGDPEVHELLRMPGVIAAEAVRAEDAEMAAAVLAAVPELVDRFDAVRAAEGEALRLELLAGMGRIEAVVDEVTRLRGSIAETQVGRLRTRLAELLEGAGVQVAEERILIEASMLAERGDVEEELVRLRTHVGRFVELLEAGGELGRQLDFLLQELNREANTLLSKTGGAAGEAGLRITDLGLQVKVELERAREQVQNLE is encoded by the coding sequence ATGAGTTCTGCAAATCCGGTTCGGTCGATGACGGGCTTTGCTACGGCGCGTGGAGCGTCCGGGGAGGTGGGTTTCGCGTTGACGTTGAAGAGCGTGAACCATCGTCATCTGGACCTGCTGGTGCGGGTGCCGAACGGTCTGGAGGGGCTGGAAGCGGCTCTGCGCAAGACGCTGAAGGAGCGGCTGCGGCGCGGGCATGTGGAGTTTGGGCTTCAGCTTGAGAAGGCCACGGCTGGCGGGCGTCTGGAGTTGAACGAGGCTCTGCTGGCCTCGTATGCGGAGGTCTACCGGCGTGCCTCGGGTCTGTTGGGATTGAGTGGTGATCCGGAAGTACACGAGCTGCTGCGGATGCCTGGCGTGATCGCGGCTGAGGCAGTGAGGGCGGAGGATGCCGAGATGGCTGCGGCGGTGCTGGCTGCCGTGCCGGAGCTGGTGGACCGCTTCGACGCGGTGCGCGCCGCTGAGGGCGAGGCGCTGCGGCTGGAGCTGCTGGCTGGAATGGGGCGCATCGAGGCCGTGGTGGACGAGGTGACGCGGCTGCGCGGGAGCATCGCCGAGACGCAGGTGGGTCGGCTGCGCACGCGGCTGGCGGAGTTGCTCGAAGGAGCCGGGGTTCAGGTGGCTGAGGAGCGCATCCTGATCGAGGCGTCGATGCTGGCCGAACGCGGCGACGTGGAGGAGGAGTTGGTGCGGCTCAGGACGCACGTGGGCCGGTTCGTGGAGTTGCTGGAGGCGGGCGGCGAGCTGGGGCGGCAGCTCGATTTCCTGTTGCAGGAGCTGAACCGCGAGGCCAACACTCTGCTCTCGAAGACGGGGGGAGCCGCCGGGGAGGCCGGGCTGCGCATTACCGATTTGGGTTTACAGGTGAAGGTTGAACTGGAACGGGCCAGGGAACAGGTGCAGAATCTGGAGTAG
- a CDS encoding ABC transporter ATP-binding protein yields the protein MKRVWRLLLYGVPYALYSLGSVLLMAMVGLMAAFRVLLVKPIFDKVLQPDAPPDDLLRFSIPHVQRQIDLHFLVPSQLHNAWTVVAYALIASAIVKSVCDYAGTYLVNYAGFGMITDLRNDLYDAVLRRSMAFFQKHTTGTLLSTLINDIERVQTAMSAVLGDFLQQFFTFLFMAAVVVINGGKLAWVLLLFVPVVISSARRIGRSVRSTTRKGQDKLAEIQNILHETITGNSIVKAFGMEIWEMKRFRRAARRLFTANLKAISVQAISSPLMDAIGSIGIALLLLLGRDRIKLHQMTEGSFIAFLIATFTLYDPVRKFALFYNSFQQALGASEAIFEFMDAQDDVREKRKAPELKGFHEEIRFENVGFAYEDNGEMKPVLHGIDLAVQRGEVIALVGPSGAGKSSLVNLIPRFFDVASGRILIDGHDLRDVTIASLREQIGKVTQETVLFNDTVRNNIAYGQPDVPLKDVESAAKMALAHDFILRMPEGYDTKIGEKGVRLSGGERQRLAIARAILKNAPVLILDEATSALDAESEKFVQAALANLMQGRTVFVIAHRLSTVRRATRIVVLEHGRITEMGTHEQLLARMGTYRRLHDLQFQDDSDVEGVA from the coding sequence TTGAAGCGGGTCTGGCGGCTGCTGCTGTACGGAGTCCCCTACGCGCTCTACTCGCTGGGCTCCGTGCTGCTGATGGCTATGGTGGGGCTGATGGCGGCGTTTCGTGTGCTGTTGGTCAAGCCTATTTTCGATAAGGTGTTGCAGCCCGATGCTCCGCCGGATGACCTGCTGCGGTTCTCGATTCCGCATGTGCAGCGGCAGATCGACCTGCACTTTCTGGTGCCTAGCCAACTGCATAACGCCTGGACGGTGGTGGCCTATGCGCTGATCGCGTCGGCCATCGTGAAGTCGGTTTGCGACTACGCGGGCACCTACCTGGTGAACTACGCGGGCTTCGGCATGATTACCGACCTGCGCAACGACCTCTACGACGCGGTGCTGCGGCGGTCGATGGCGTTCTTCCAGAAGCACACCACGGGCACGCTGCTCTCGACGCTCATCAACGATATCGAGCGCGTGCAGACGGCGATGTCCGCCGTGCTGGGCGATTTCTTGCAGCAGTTTTTCACTTTTCTTTTTATGGCCGCGGTGGTGGTCATCAACGGCGGCAAGCTGGCCTGGGTGCTGCTGCTGTTTGTGCCGGTAGTTATCTCGTCGGCGCGGCGCATCGGGCGCAGCGTGCGCTCCACCACGCGTAAGGGCCAGGACAAGCTGGCCGAGATCCAGAACATCCTGCACGAAACCATCACAGGCAACAGCATCGTGAAGGCGTTCGGCATGGAGATCTGGGAGATGAAGCGGTTTCGCCGGGCGGCGCGGCGGCTCTTCACCGCGAACCTCAAGGCGATCAGCGTGCAGGCCATCAGCTCGCCCCTGATGGATGCTATCGGCTCCATCGGCATCGCGCTGTTGCTGCTGCTGGGCCGCGATCGCATCAAGCTACACCAGATGACCGAAGGCTCGTTCATCGCGTTTCTGATTGCGACGTTCACGCTCTACGATCCGGTGCGCAAGTTCGCGCTCTTCTACAACAGCTTCCAGCAGGCGCTGGGCGCGAGCGAGGCCATCTTCGAGTTCATGGACGCGCAGGACGACGTGCGCGAGAAGCGCAAAGCGCCTGAGCTGAAGGGCTTCCACGAGGAGATTCGTTTTGAGAACGTGGGCTTTGCCTACGAGGACAACGGCGAGATGAAGCCGGTGCTGCACGGCATCGACCTGGCGGTGCAGCGCGGCGAGGTGATTGCGCTGGTGGGGCCGAGCGGCGCGGGCAAGTCGTCTCTGGTGAATCTGATTCCGCGCTTCTTCGATGTGGCCTCGGGGCGCATCCTGATCGACGGGCATGACCTGCGCGATGTGACGATTGCGTCACTGCGCGAGCAGATCGGCAAGGTGACGCAGGAGACGGTGCTCTTCAACGACACCGTGCGGAATAACATTGCTTACGGCCAGCCGGATGTGCCTCTGAAGGATGTAGAGTCAGCCGCGAAGATGGCGCTGGCGCACGATTTCATCCTGCGGATGCCGGAGGGGTACGACACGAAGATCGGCGAGAAGGGCGTGCGGCTGAGCGGCGGCGAGCGGCAGCGGCTGGCGATTGCGCGGGCCATCCTGAAGAACGCGCCGGTGCTGATCTTGGACGAGGCGACCAGCGCGCTCGACGCGGAGAGTGAGAAGTTTGTGCAGGCGGCGCTGGCGAACCTGATGCAGGGGCGCACGGTGTTCGTGATCGCGCACCGGCTCTCGACCGTGCGGCGGGCCACGCGGATCGTGGTGCTGGAGCACGGGCGCATCACCGAGATGGGGACGCACGAGCAGTTGCTGGCGCGGATGGGGACGTATCGGCGGCTGCACGATCTTCAGTTCCAGGACGATAGTGATGTGGAGGGTGTGGCATGA
- a CDS encoding acyltransferase encodes MRLQKQATQARPLTPAGSIALDVIRFGAAVAVVVGHLSNYPFSLHWPYLLKLALSAVAVFFVLSGFVIRLITKVRPIEARDYAIDRFSRLYSVTVPAVLFTLLAAFVLHLFPSTRLGSIVEFDLRKIAPQTLANLTFTAEIWGFDFPVSFNSVFWSLCYEFSYYCFYGLAFFGRGWVRWVSLVALALFVGPPILFLLPLWLFGCLIHDLYQKLRTQRNSLSYLTGIFATGLIAVVLLRPVLRSLGHRVAATMPHSSLTGLLHWSKDHGLHLLQRASFHAYVVGVPTGLLLLYLLLLLERSKLRKDHAVIPIIRRIADGTFSLYLFHLPLLMLFVAYIPYDRTSNIQKIALLLVTIALSVLIEIPLNHFKRFLRKKLSISSAASRSVVSTR; translated from the coding sequence ATGCGACTGCAAAAACAAGCTACGCAGGCGCGGCCACTCACGCCGGCAGGTTCCATTGCGCTGGATGTCATTCGGTTTGGAGCAGCAGTTGCAGTCGTTGTCGGCCACTTATCCAACTACCCTTTCTCCCTGCACTGGCCTTATCTCCTGAAACTTGCGCTGAGTGCAGTGGCAGTCTTCTTTGTTCTCTCCGGCTTTGTGATTCGCCTGATCACAAAGGTCCGCCCGATTGAGGCTCGAGATTACGCAATTGATCGCTTCTCACGCCTGTACTCGGTGACCGTACCTGCCGTTTTATTTACTCTCCTGGCGGCTTTCGTGCTGCACCTGTTCCCTTCCACACGGTTAGGAAGTATCGTCGAATTCGACCTGAGAAAAATTGCTCCGCAAACTTTGGCAAATCTCACCTTTACCGCAGAGATATGGGGCTTTGACTTTCCGGTCAGCTTCAACTCTGTGTTCTGGTCTCTGTGCTATGAATTCTCCTACTATTGCTTTTACGGTCTGGCGTTCTTCGGCAGAGGCTGGGTGCGATGGGTTTCGCTTGTCGCCCTGGCACTCTTCGTCGGACCTCCCATTCTCTTTCTCCTTCCTCTGTGGCTCTTTGGCTGCTTGATTCACGATCTCTATCAAAAACTGCGCACCCAGCGAAACTCGCTCTCCTATCTTACCGGCATCTTCGCCACCGGGCTCATTGCGGTTGTGCTTTTGCGCCCCGTCCTGCGTAGCTTGGGCCATCGAGTTGCTGCGACGATGCCGCACTCAAGCCTCACAGGTCTACTTCATTGGAGCAAGGATCATGGCTTGCACCTTCTACAACGTGCAAGCTTTCACGCCTATGTGGTGGGAGTTCCAACCGGCCTTCTCTTGCTCTACCTACTTCTTCTGCTGGAACGATCGAAGCTGAGAAAAGACCATGCCGTCATTCCGATAATTCGCAGGATTGCCGATGGGACATTTTCCCTTTATCTCTTTCATCTGCCTTTGCTGATGCTGTTCGTGGCTTATATTCCCTATGACCGAACCAGCAATATCCAGAAAATCGCCCTCCTTCTTGTCACCATCGCATTATCCGTCCTGATAGAAATCCCTCTGAATCATTTCAAGCGTTTTCTCAGGAAGAAACTTTCGATCTCCAGTGCAGCATCTCGTTCGGTGGTCAGCACACGGTAG
- the rapZ gene encoding RNase adapter RapZ — protein MSRKPAAKTVKAASKTALKKTAKSSSKKIAKKTAAEGYLEAHGELVILTGMSGSGKLSALKAFEDLGYYSVDNLPLELIPRFADLVRQSNEITRAALVVDVREGMRLDKFPAILKQVRKVLPTKVVFLEASEDALVRRFSETRRPHPMGLAKRARDHGKEVTETVLESIRSERKRLDPIRNVADILLDTTKFNVHELRAHIHAQFEDKGESDRNLTIQSMSFGFKNGVPTDADLVFDVRFLPNPHFIPEFRPLTGRDAQVAKYVMSFPQTKEFLDKTTEMLDFLLPHYIKEGKSYLTVAFGCTGGQHRSVFIAEEMKRRLEGSGYRVKSSHRDMPR, from the coding sequence ATGAGCCGCAAGCCAGCCGCGAAGACTGTAAAGGCAGCGAGCAAGACTGCCCTGAAGAAGACTGCCAAAAGTTCCTCCAAAAAGATTGCGAAAAAAACTGCGGCTGAGGGCTATCTCGAGGCCCACGGCGAGTTGGTGATCCTGACCGGTATGTCCGGCTCGGGCAAGCTCTCGGCGCTGAAGGCGTTTGAGGATCTGGGTTACTACTCGGTGGACAACCTGCCGCTGGAGTTGATTCCGCGCTTCGCCGATCTGGTGCGCCAGTCCAATGAGATTACCCGCGCGGCGCTGGTGGTGGACGTGCGCGAGGGGATGCGGCTGGATAAGTTTCCCGCGATCCTGAAGCAGGTGCGCAAGGTGCTGCCGACGAAGGTGGTCTTCCTCGAAGCCAGCGAAGACGCGCTGGTGCGGCGGTTTTCGGAGACGCGCAGACCGCATCCGATGGGGCTGGCCAAGCGCGCGCGCGACCACGGCAAAGAGGTGACCGAGACGGTGCTCGAGTCGATCCGCTCGGAGCGCAAGCGGCTGGACCCGATCCGCAACGTCGCCGATATCCTGCTCGATACGACGAAGTTCAACGTGCACGAGCTGCGTGCGCACATCCACGCGCAGTTCGAGGACAAGGGCGAGAGCGACCGCAACCTGACGATCCAGTCGATGAGCTTCGGCTTCAAGAACGGCGTGCCGACGGATGCGGATCTCGTTTTCGACGTGCGGTTTCTGCCCAATCCGCACTTCATCCCCGAGTTCCGCCCGCTGACCGGCAGGGACGCCCAGGTGGCGAAGTACGTGATGAGCTTTCCGCAGACGAAGGAGTTTCTCGACAAGACCACCGAGATGCTCGACTTCCTGCTGCCGCACTACATCAAGGAGGGCAAGAGCTACCTGACGGTGGCCTTCGGGTGCACGGGCGGGCAGCACCGTTCGGTCTTCATCGCCGAGGAGATGAAGCGGCGGCTCGAAGGCAGTGGTTATAGGGTCAAAAGCTCGCACCGGGATATGCCGCGGTGA
- the raiA gene encoding ribosome-associated translation inhibitor RaiA has product MNVEYTGRCTTVTSKLKKQAEAGLLRIERIVGRMVSVHVILTGEKYRQIAEVTMKTGDQSLVALCEGTEMAVALHDALRCLEQQAIRSQQRRTTLKRHPKSVPSLVVEMDQAAAS; this is encoded by the coding sequence ATGAACGTTGAGTACACCGGACGATGCACGACCGTTACGTCGAAGTTGAAGAAGCAGGCGGAAGCGGGGTTGTTGAGGATTGAGCGAATCGTGGGCAGGATGGTGAGTGTCCATGTGATTCTGACCGGGGAAAAGTACCGGCAGATCGCGGAAGTAACGATGAAGACCGGGGATCAGAGCCTGGTTGCGTTGTGTGAGGGGACAGAGATGGCGGTGGCCCTGCATGACGCGCTGCGGTGCCTGGAGCAGCAGGCGATTCGCAGTCAGCAGCGCCGAACGACCCTGAAGCGACATCCGAAGTCAGTGCCCAGCCTGGTGGTGGAGATGGATCAGGCGGCGGCCTCTTAG